In Niallia sp. FSL W8-0635, one genomic interval encodes:
- a CDS encoding MDR family MFS transporter, whose translation MEHLTQKKKLSIMIAIMAAMFFAAINQTIVSTAMPKIISILDGMDYYTWTINIYMLTSTIATVLVGKLSDMYGRKPFLLIGILLFMVGAFLTGTSNDVFQFIAYRGIQGIGAGIIQSSAFTAVGDLFPPRERGKWMGLLTAVFGFSSVLGPLLGGYLVDHLDWHWLFWIFLPIGIIAFGMIMVLFPKVEGSGKQSIDYIGSLFMTIAIVPLLLAFSWAGTEYAWGSAQILGLIASSIIFAIVFVLVERKAKNPILPLHLFKNNIVTVSNIIGFIMNFGMMGAMIYLSFFVQGVLGISPTYAGYVTMPMSIVMVISSTIIGQLISKTGKYKRFALIGVPTMIAGMAIMIFMNSVPMAILSMIVFGLGLGIGMPVFSIATQNAVSHKELGVVTASTQLFRNLGGTIGIAVMGTVMANNLKTNLQDTMQNSPVVKDLATLDPQVTEKIVGFANPQALMNKPLLEQTEASLPADVQPIFAKMIEGIRDALGDTLSTVFLTGTIVLVVAFLLVFFLKEIPLRTTNQASPEGEKEEDIVLDKQNS comes from the coding sequence ATGGAACATTTAACACAAAAGAAAAAACTGTCGATTATGATTGCCATAATGGCAGCAATGTTTTTCGCAGCGATTAACCAAACAATCGTTAGTACGGCAATGCCGAAAATTATCTCCATCCTTGATGGTATGGATTACTATACTTGGACAATTAATATTTACATGCTTACCTCTACTATTGCTACAGTATTAGTAGGAAAGCTATCTGATATGTATGGACGTAAGCCGTTCTTATTAATTGGGATTTTATTATTTATGGTTGGTGCTTTCCTAACAGGTACTTCCAATGATGTATTCCAATTTATTGCTTATCGTGGTATTCAAGGTATTGGTGCTGGTATTATTCAATCATCAGCCTTTACAGCAGTTGGAGATTTATTCCCACCTCGTGAACGTGGAAAATGGATGGGCTTATTAACAGCCGTATTTGGTTTTTCTAGTGTGCTTGGACCTCTTTTAGGTGGATATTTAGTGGATCACTTAGATTGGCATTGGTTATTCTGGATCTTCTTACCAATTGGTATTATTGCATTTGGAATGATTATGGTTTTATTCCCTAAAGTAGAGGGAAGCGGCAAACAAAGCATTGATTATATTGGCTCTCTATTTATGACGATTGCCATAGTACCATTATTATTAGCCTTTTCTTGGGCAGGTACAGAATACGCATGGGGATCTGCTCAAATTCTTGGATTAATTGCTTCTAGTATCATTTTTGCAATTGTCTTTGTACTAGTAGAAAGAAAAGCAAAAAATCCAATATTACCGTTACATCTTTTCAAAAATAATATTGTTACCGTATCAAATATCATTGGTTTTATTATGAACTTTGGTATGATGGGCGCAATGATTTATCTTTCTTTCTTCGTACAAGGAGTGTTAGGTATTTCACCTACTTATGCTGGATATGTAACAATGCCAATGTCTATTGTAATGGTTATTTCAAGTACTATTATTGGTCAATTAATTTCAAAAACAGGGAAATATAAACGCTTTGCCTTAATTGGGGTACCAACGATGATTGCTGGTATGGCAATTATGATCTTTATGAACAGTGTACCAATGGCTATTTTAAGTATGATTGTATTTGGCTTAGGTCTTGGTATTGGAATGCCAGTATTCTCGATTGCAACACAAAATGCTGTTTCTCATAAAGAATTGGGAGTAGTAACAGCTTCCACACAGCTATTCCGTAACCTAGGTGGTACAATCGGTATTGCAGTGATGGGTACGGTTATGGCAAATAATTTAAAAACCAATCTACAAGATACAATGCAAAATTCGCCTGTTGTTAAGGATTTGGCAACATTGGATCCTCAAGTAACAGAGAAAATCGTTGGATTTGCAAATCCACAAGCTTTAATGAATAAGCCATTGCTTGAACAAACTGAAGCAAGTCTGCCTGCAGATGTTCAACCCATTTTTGCGAAAATGATTGAAGGAATTAGAGACGCTTTAGGTGATACGTTATCAA
- a CDS encoding phospholipase D family protein: MKRIILTIFVLFFLIYSGTIYYHVNKPLPKGLSIEGPVHYVENVELLTDITYKNSENKRSLQHEILQTMLRDIQYAEKFIVIDMFLFNKDTNKDQAYPPLVEELTEALLRKKQERPSISIVFLTDKINTVYHSYPSEELNRLKNNGVKVIETDVRKLRDSNPLYSAFWRMFGQWVKNSGNGHLPNLLAKGAPKVTTLSYLELLNVKANHRKLLITDQAAIISSGNIHNASGYHSNVAFRVQGNIMNDLLKSEESAARLNEQINLPRITKQVERQTNIKIQLLTEGKIGKHVLEEIKNTNKQDSIWIGILYLADRKVIEELKAAAERKVQIYLMLDPNQNSFGNKKSGLPNIPVVAELRKAKAAKYIHIKWYNTGKEQYHPKIFLVDRGKENTIISGSANITRRNLYDFNLETAVKIIAQKDTKVVKETKGYFHKLWTNEGAQFTKDVDTQSKLPLFRYIIYRLQRLSWFTTY, from the coding sequence ATGAAGCGGATAATACTTACTATATTTGTACTCTTTTTTCTAATTTATAGTGGTACCATTTATTATCATGTAAACAAACCTCTACCAAAAGGATTGTCAATAGAAGGGCCAGTTCATTATGTAGAGAATGTGGAGCTACTGACAGATATCACATATAAAAATAGCGAAAATAAGAGAAGTCTGCAACATGAAATACTCCAAACTATGTTAAGGGACATTCAATATGCAGAAAAATTTATTGTAATAGATATGTTTTTGTTTAATAAAGATACGAATAAAGATCAAGCATACCCTCCTTTAGTAGAAGAGCTTACAGAAGCTTTATTAAGGAAAAAACAAGAGAGGCCTTCTATAAGTATCGTGTTTCTTACAGATAAAATTAATACGGTATATCATTCCTATCCTTCAGAGGAATTAAATCGGCTAAAGAATAACGGGGTAAAGGTTATCGAAACAGACGTCCGAAAGTTGCGTGATTCTAATCCACTTTATTCCGCGTTTTGGCGAATGTTTGGACAATGGGTGAAAAATAGTGGAAATGGTCATCTACCGAATCTCCTTGCCAAAGGTGCTCCCAAGGTTACGACCTTATCCTATTTAGAATTATTGAATGTAAAAGCGAATCATCGAAAACTTCTAATTACAGATCAAGCAGCGATTATTTCGAGTGGGAATATTCATAATGCTAGTGGTTATCACTCCAATGTAGCTTTTCGTGTTCAGGGCAATATTATGAATGATTTACTTAAAAGTGAGGAAAGTGCTGCAAGACTAAATGAACAGATTAATTTGCCGCGAATTACCAAACAAGTAGAACGACAAACAAATATAAAAATCCAATTATTGACGGAAGGAAAAATAGGGAAGCATGTGTTAGAAGAAATTAAAAATACAAATAAACAGGATTCGATTTGGATTGGAATTCTCTATTTAGCAGATCGAAAAGTAATAGAAGAATTGAAAGCAGCAGCAGAGAGAAAGGTACAAATATATTTAATGTTAGATCCAAACCAAAATTCATTCGGAAATAAAAAAAGCGGCTTGCCAAATATCCCAGTTGTTGCAGAACTACGAAAAGCAAAAGCAGCAAAATACATTCATATTAAATGGTATAACACAGGAAAAGAGCAGTATCATCCCAAAATCTTCTTAGTTGATAGAGGAAAAGAAAATACCATTATTAGCGGTTCTGCTAATATTACGCGCAGAAATCTTTATGATTTTAATTTGGAAACAGCTGTTAAAATTATTGCTCAAAAAGATACAAAGGTAGTGAAAGAAACGAAGGGATATTTCCATAAATTGTGGACTAATGAGGGTGCCCAATTTACAAAGGATGTAGATACACAAAGTAAATTACCTCTTTTTCGCTATATAATCTATCGGCTCCAGAGATTGTCATGGTTTACTACCTATTAA
- a CDS encoding DUF3231 family protein: MAKNEVLTSSELATLWMTYQEKTMFLRMVEYFHSVNEDRKEKNFYESHMSKLAKEIKKIEMILTAERAKIPNGFTEQDINKQAPALFQPTFALQIMRMLSEIGMGLHALHLARSYRKDIIRFFQELSVTTQHCYEECTELLIEKGALSRPPQVSMPEQVDMVVSTQYLKGNNIFGDKRVLNTVEVSFLYQSIESNAIGQQLITGFAQVTRDPEVKKFFTQGKELSKKIITKLSKKIMDDDIQVPLAWVGSPTVSTVSPFSDKLMMYCISLFCSFGLGSNAIGTTFSLRKDLSATFLPLITQIYDYGVHGAELMAKKGFTEEPPSMENRNNIINKN; the protein is encoded by the coding sequence ATGGCTAAAAATGAAGTATTAACATCATCTGAGCTTGCAACATTATGGATGACTTATCAAGAAAAAACGATGTTTCTTCGTATGGTTGAATATTTCCACTCTGTTAATGAAGATAGAAAAGAAAAAAACTTTTATGAAAGCCATATGAGTAAATTAGCAAAAGAGATTAAGAAAATAGAAATGATTTTAACAGCAGAAAGAGCTAAAATTCCAAACGGATTTACGGAACAGGATATAAATAAACAAGCACCAGCATTGTTTCAACCAACTTTTGCCCTGCAAATAATGAGAATGCTTTCAGAAATTGGCATGGGACTACATGCGCTTCATTTAGCAAGGTCGTATCGAAAAGACATAATCCGTTTTTTTCAAGAATTATCTGTTACAACACAGCATTGCTATGAAGAATGCACGGAGCTATTAATCGAAAAAGGTGCCTTAAGCCGTCCACCACAAGTGTCCATGCCTGAACAAGTAGATATGGTAGTGAGTACGCAGTATTTAAAAGGAAATAATATATTCGGCGATAAAAGAGTATTAAATACAGTGGAGGTATCCTTTCTTTATCAATCGATTGAAAGTAATGCAATTGGTCAACAGTTAATTACTGGATTTGCTCAAGTAACAAGAGACCCAGAGGTGAAAAAATTCTTTACTCAAGGCAAAGAACTTTCAAAAAAAATAATTACCAAGCTTTCGAAAAAAATAATGGATGATGATATTCAAGTTCCACTTGCATGGGTCGGCAGTCCGACCGTTTCAACGGTTTCTCCGTTTTCTGATAAGTTAATGATGTATTGTATTAGTCTTTTTTGTAGTTTTGGATTAGGTAGTAACGCAATTGGAACTACATTTAGTTTACGGAAGGATTTATCCGCCACTTTTCTCCCACTTATCACCCAAATTTATGATTATGGAGTACATGGTGCTGAATTAATGGCGAAAAAAGGGTTTACAGAAGAACCACCAAGCATGGAAAACCGAAATAATATTATAAATAAAAACTGA
- a CDS encoding MarR family winged helix-turn-helix transcriptional regulator, whose translation MHNGEDLFEVAAMFGTFIKNLKSDFNKNSNDLNMTQYKMLFCLDKEGAQNVSDLAKIVHITNAAVTTITDQLLEEDYITKVRSKTDRRVVNITITEKGRDIVNIMKKEQQNKMKEHFRKLTDEDIQHLKRIFKLLNENF comes from the coding sequence GTGCATAATGGCGAAGACCTTTTTGAAGTCGCAGCAATGTTTGGCACATTTATAAAAAATTTAAAAAGTGATTTTAACAAAAATAGCAATGATTTAAATATGACACAGTATAAAATGCTATTTTGTTTAGATAAAGAAGGAGCTCAAAATGTTTCTGATCTTGCGAAGATTGTACACATTACAAATGCTGCGGTTACTACTATTACCGACCAATTACTGGAAGAAGACTATATTACAAAAGTTCGATCAAAGACTGATCGGAGAGTTGTTAATATTACCATTACCGAAAAGGGAAGAGATATAGTAAATATTATGAAAAAAGAGCAGCAGAATAAGATGAAGGAACATTTTCGCAAATTAACAGATGAAGATATTCAACATTTAAAAAGAATTTTCAAACTATTAAACGAGAATTTCTAA
- a CDS encoding acyl-CoA dehydrogenase family protein: MGKRFSERAKEVDENGSFPFENIEELQKSGYTSLTIPKEYGGQEISLYELVRLQEVIAQGDGSTALSIGWHMGVVRNIYEANWERETLKEVYGRLLNGALINGAATEPQTGSPTRGGKPQTTAEKKGENWVINGHKSFTTMSPVLDYFLVTASIKDSDDVGNFLIPKECNGIRVENTWDSIALKGTGSNDVYFEDVEIPAPYYVEKLERRKKVNPWLLHIPACYLGIAGAAQKEAVTFAKNYSPNSIKGTISDIPSVRAKIGEIELKMQTAKHFLYSVSKKWDEADKEQQALLLPELSAVKLVVTNTAIEVVDIAMRIVGARSLSAKSPLQRYYRDVRAGLHNPPMDDMTIEQLAVKSLNDM, encoded by the coding sequence ATGGGAAAAAGGTTTTCAGAAAGAGCAAAGGAAGTGGATGAGAATGGATCATTTCCTTTTGAAAATATAGAAGAACTGCAGAAATCTGGCTATACAAGCTTAACGATTCCTAAGGAGTATGGCGGACAAGAAATTTCTTTATATGAATTAGTAAGACTACAAGAAGTCATCGCTCAAGGAGATGGATCTACAGCTTTATCCATTGGATGGCATATGGGCGTTGTAAGAAATATATATGAGGCAAATTGGGAGCGGGAGACACTGAAGGAAGTGTATGGTCGATTGCTAAATGGAGCTTTAATAAATGGAGCAGCAACCGAACCGCAAACAGGAAGTCCGACAAGAGGAGGGAAACCACAAACTACTGCCGAGAAGAAGGGCGAAAATTGGGTAATTAATGGACATAAATCCTTTACTACGATGTCGCCTGTTTTAGATTACTTTCTCGTAACTGCCTCCATAAAGGACTCAGATGATGTAGGTAATTTCCTTATCCCAAAGGAATGCAACGGTATTCGGGTAGAAAACACATGGGATAGTATTGCCTTAAAGGGAACTGGAAGTAACGATGTGTATTTTGAAGATGTAGAAATTCCAGCTCCTTACTATGTAGAAAAGCTGGAAAGAAGAAAAAAAGTCAATCCATGGCTATTGCATATTCCCGCATGCTATCTAGGAATAGCTGGTGCGGCACAAAAAGAAGCGGTAACTTTTGCGAAAAATTATTCTCCAAATAGTATAAAAGGGACGATTAGTGATATTCCAAGCGTCCGTGCAAAAATTGGTGAAATAGAATTGAAAATGCAAACAGCCAAACATTTTTTATATTCTGTAAGTAAAAAATGGGATGAAGCAGACAAAGAACAACAAGCCCTTCTACTCCCAGAACTAAGTGCAGTGAAATTAGTCGTGACCAATACAGCAATCGAAGTAGTCGATATCGCCATGCGCATTGTCGGAGCACGTAGTCTTTCCGCCAAAAGTCCTCTACAACGATATTACCGAGACGTCCGAGCAGGCTTACATAACCCACCAATGGACGATATGACAATCGAACAATTAGCAGTAAAATCACTAAATGATATGTAA
- a CDS encoding carbon-nitrogen hydrolase family protein, whose translation MKIRVSAVQYKLENIKSFEEFAKQCEHYVRTALEFGAEFVLFPEFFTTQLLSMGDENNALTINELPGFTEQYQDLFRSFAVQTGMHIIGGTHVIRREDKLYNVAHLFYPDGRIEEQAKLHITPTEVYEWNMEKGDSFRIFDTNKGKIAILTCYDIEFPEIVRMAKAKGADVIFCPSCTDDRHGFHRVRYTCHARAIENQVYVVVTGTVGTLTNVDFMRANFGQAAVITPNDIPFPPQGILVEGELNNDMIVTADLDLSLLYEVREKGSVTTWRDRRTDLYPDWNSTVEG comes from the coding sequence ATGAAAATAAGAGTTTCTGCCGTACAATATAAACTGGAAAACATTAAGTCCTTTGAAGAATTTGCAAAACAATGTGAGCATTACGTACGAACAGCACTTGAATTTGGTGCAGAATTTGTTTTATTCCCTGAATTTTTTACTACACAGCTTTTATCAATGGGAGATGAAAATAACGCTTTAACGATTAATGAATTACCTGGATTTACCGAGCAATATCAGGATTTATTTAGGTCGTTCGCTGTTCAAACTGGAATGCATATTATCGGTGGAACTCATGTCATTCGTAGAGAAGATAAATTATATAATGTAGCTCATTTATTTTATCCTGATGGAAGAATTGAAGAGCAGGCAAAACTTCATATTACGCCTACAGAAGTATATGAATGGAATATGGAAAAAGGAGACTCCTTCCGCATTTTTGATACGAATAAAGGAAAAATTGCGATTCTTACTTGTTATGATATCGAATTTCCTGAAATTGTCCGCATGGCAAAGGCAAAAGGAGCAGATGTTATTTTTTGTCCATCTTGCACAGATGATCGCCACGGCTTTCATCGTGTTCGATATACTTGTCATGCAAGAGCAATTGAAAACCAAGTTTATGTTGTTGTAACAGGTACTGTTGGTACACTTACAAACGTAGACTTTATGCGAGCAAACTTTGGGCAGGCAGCTGTCATTACGCCAAATGACATCCCGTTTCCACCACAGGGTATTTTAGTGGAAGGGGAACTTAATAATGATATGATCGTAACTGCAGATCTAGATTTATCGTTATTATATGAAGTAAGAGAAAAAGGTTCCGTAACGACTTGGAGAGATAGAAGAACAGATCTTTATCCTGATTGGAATTCAACTGTGGAAGGATGA
- a CDS encoding two-component system sensor histidine kinase NtrB, giving the protein MAIQTVNNKVATDYAEQYTTKWKVIETKLVEQEAYMEEVLDSLRSLSLSTTYSENIAKMASSITHEVRNPLTSVSGFLQLIKQTSNLETIHQYTDLALGELTRANELISDFLTLSKSQNNEITPLSINELIMNLSPVFQSDANLKGINVKVDLSSDNSLCMANKQHLTQIIVNIVKNAFEATEANNASASKTVTIKTNATMENVFIIVKDNGYGITNAQLNSLFTPLKTTKKTGTGMGLFVCKQLVEKYSGKIIVESTIAKGTTITIQLPTYFS; this is encoded by the coding sequence ATGGCCATTCAAACGGTAAATAATAAAGTAGCAACAGATTACGCCGAACAATATACGACTAAATGGAAAGTGATTGAGACAAAACTAGTGGAACAAGAAGCCTATATGGAAGAGGTACTGGATAGCTTGCGATCCTTATCTCTTTCTACTACCTATAGTGAAAATATAGCAAAAATGGCTAGCAGTATTACACATGAAGTACGAAATCCTTTAACAAGCGTAAGTGGATTTCTGCAACTAATTAAACAAACGAGTAATCTCGAAACAATTCATCAATACACGGATTTAGCTCTTGGTGAATTAACGCGAGCTAATGAATTAATTTCCGATTTTTTAACTCTTTCCAAATCACAAAATAATGAAATTACTCCATTATCCATTAATGAATTAATCATGAATTTATCCCCTGTATTTCAAAGTGATGCTAATTTAAAAGGGATAAACGTTAAAGTAGATTTATCATCAGACAATTCATTATGCATGGCCAATAAACAGCATCTAACACAAATAATCGTAAATATAGTCAAAAATGCCTTTGAAGCGACAGAAGCAAATAACGCAAGCGCATCTAAGACTGTAACGATTAAAACAAACGCAACTATGGAGAATGTATTCATTATAGTAAAAGATAATGGTTACGGCATAACAAATGCACAGTTAAACAGTTTATTTACACCACTAAAAACAACGAAAAAAACTGGTACAGGAATGGGGCTTTTTGTATGCAAACAACTAGTTGAAAAATATAGTGGGAAAATAATTGTTGAAAGTACAATAGCAAAGGGCACAACCATTACCATTCAACTTCCCACCTATTTTTCATAG
- the plsY gene encoding glycerol-3-phosphate 1-O-acyltransferase PlsY, whose product MIIGLLIILAYLIGSIPSGLIIGKTFYNIDIREHGSGNLGGTNSFRVLGKKAGFAVTISDILKGTIATLLPFVVTLIWNVDVEINPLIFGIFAVVGHMYPVFAGFKGGKAVATSAGILLGHEPLLFVIILAVFFLTLYISKYVSLSSMVAGIAGLVYSLILWDDKLLIFILAVLTIFVVYRHRANIKRIINKTEPKVSWL is encoded by the coding sequence TTGATTATTGGACTATTAATTATACTCGCTTATTTAATTGGATCTATTCCTTCTGGACTAATAATAGGCAAAACCTTTTACAATATAGATATACGTGAACATGGCAGTGGGAATTTAGGTGGCACCAATTCATTCCGTGTCCTAGGAAAAAAAGCAGGCTTTGCTGTTACGATTTCCGATATCCTTAAAGGTACTATTGCAACATTACTACCTTTTGTTGTTACACTTATTTGGAATGTGGATGTGGAGATTAATCCTCTCATTTTTGGTATATTTGCAGTTGTAGGTCATATGTATCCTGTATTCGCTGGATTTAAGGGAGGAAAAGCAGTTGCTACGTCAGCAGGGATTCTTCTTGGGCATGAACCCCTTTTATTCGTTATTATATTAGCTGTATTTTTCCTTACACTATATATATCAAAATATGTTTCTCTCTCTTCCATGGTTGCAGGCATTGCCGGTCTTGTCTATTCCCTTATCCTTTGGGATGATAAATTATTAATCTTTATCCTTGCGGTTCTCACCATTTTCGTCGTTTATAGACATCGTGCCAATATTAAACGAATCATCAATAAAACAGAACCAAAAGTAAGCTGGTTATAA